Proteins from one Thermodesulfobacteriota bacterium genomic window:
- the coxB gene encoding cytochrome c oxidase subunit II — protein MENLGGLFNPSSPQMEALAGLTYYTIAISAVILGIIVIAVAYIVIRYRKKPGDDGEPYQDFGNLKIEVVWTIIPVAIVAVLFLLTCSTMRAIDPPPGDREPDLLVIGHQWWWEIRYPASGVMTANEIHIPAGEKLLVRLESIDVIHDFWVPELGRKIDLVPGHPNYMWLVAGEPGVYIGACAEFCGDQHANMLIRVVAETEEEFKKWQEEQLVVPRTPESGIAAEGARLFQTLACMNCHTIRGTAAAARVGPDLTHIADRDTIGAGVLTNTPENLAKWLANPQRYKQGSYMPNMKLSDSEVKSIVAYLEALDEQ, from the coding sequence ATGGAAAACCTTGGCGGCCTCTTTAATCCCAGCTCACCTCAAATGGAGGCGCTCGCCGGTTTAACCTACTATACGATCGCCATATCCGCCGTAATACTCGGCATCATCGTGATCGCGGTCGCGTACATAGTAATCAGATACAGAAAGAAGCCCGGGGACGACGGCGAGCCTTATCAGGATTTCGGCAACCTCAAGATCGAAGTAGTCTGGACGATAATCCCCGTTGCGATAGTCGCCGTGCTTTTCCTCCTCACGTGCAGCACCATGAGGGCGATAGACCCCCCGCCGGGGGACAGGGAGCCCGACCTCCTCGTGATAGGTCATCAGTGGTGGTGGGAGATAAGATACCCCGCGTCAGGGGTGATGACGGCCAATGAAATACACATCCCCGCCGGGGAAAAGCTGCTCGTACGCCTCGAGTCCATAGACGTGATACACGATTTCTGGGTGCCGGAGCTCGGTAGAAAAATAGACCTGGTGCCGGGACACCCCAATTACATGTGGCTTGTCGCGGGCGAGCCGGGCGTGTATATCGGGGCATGCGCCGAGTTCTGCGGCGACCAGCACGCCAACATGCTCATACGCGTAGTCGCGGAGACCGAAGAGGAATTCAAGAAATGGCAGGAGGAGCAGCTCGTCGTGCCGCGCACGCCTGAAAGCGGCATAGCGGCCGAGGGAGCGAGGCTTTTCCAGACTCTCGCCTGCATGAACTGTCACACGATTCGCGGGACCGCGGCTGCGGCGAGGGTCGGACCCGACCTGACGCATATCGCCGACCGCGATACGATAGGCGCAGGCGTGCTAACGAATACGCCCGAGAACCTCGCCAAATGGCTCGCCAACCCCCAGAGGTACAAGCAGGGGTCGTATATGCCTAACATGAAGCTCTCCGATTCCGAAGTGAAATCAATAGTCGCCTACCTGGAGGCTCTCGATGAGCAGTAG